The genomic segment AGATTAAAGAAACAAAAAAATCTTGCAACAAGCTACTTCCTTTTTTGACATCATACCATAAAGCAAGTTGCTTTCACTCATAATTTCTATACCCGGAAGGTAGTTTCATGAAATAAAAGCAACTTTACGAGGGTAGATTCAAGTTTATCTATTCAGACGATACGCTTCCTTGTACCCGTCCATCAGCACCCGTTCTATGTCAGAAGCCCTATACAGAATTTTTCCGCCTACCTGGGTATATGGCAGTATGCCGTTGTTTCGGTAGTCCTGGAGGCTCCTGCGGCTGACTTTCAGTTTCACCGCCAGTTCCTTGTCCGTATAATAGCGTTCCCCGTCCAGTGACAGTTTATTGTTGTCGCGTATTTTCTCCACCCTGCTTGAAAGGTCTTCCAGCAACGA from the Bacteroides eggerthii genome contains:
- a CDS encoding helix-turn-helix domain-containing protein; this translates as MNDNGNIRLLTPENDMRVRAFFSLLEDLSSRVEKIRDNNKLSLDGERYYTDKELAVKLKVSRRSLQDYRNNGILPYTQVGGKILYRASDIERVLMDGYKEAYRLNR